The Caldicellulosiruptor changbaiensis genome has a segment encoding these proteins:
- a CDS encoding CapA family protein, with protein sequence MKKILYVLGSFIIVLLIGINAIFYYENMYVKNYIPVSQEVYDTTKKQNTSTPAREKTAADTTKSSSVQLKNQPKEYKATISLVGDVFFNGYLLKSYYNRQTQSYSFGNIMENVKDITYADLSIFKFDSSLTSNLPVSTYGKYNAPKESLGLLKSAGFNVAVLSSSHIFDGKKQGLEDTIKNLKEAGISSVGVRLSPDEHTSKVFDINNIRVGVAAFTKELSNVYLGSNSSYKDYVDILDKDTIQNQLEYLKGLNCDIIIAYANWGYENSINPTSEQKEFAKELIKYGVDVVIGTHTHTIQPFEKIQVEDGTSGKREGIVFYSLGNFLCDQTVIFPYNRFGLTVRIELTKKDNKLTKKILVEPIYIFRKTRINGSYYDFMLLKAKDILNRSDVRQSYIRYAKKLLNEVQSQLQNLQ encoded by the coding sequence ATGAAAAAGATTTTGTATGTTCTGGGTTCATTTATTATAGTCCTTCTTATTGGAATAAATGCAATATTTTATTATGAGAACATGTATGTAAAAAATTATATCCCGGTTTCCCAGGAGGTTTATGATACTACAAAGAAACAAAATACATCCACACCTGCAAGGGAAAAAACTGCGGCAGATACTACTAAATCTTCTTCTGTTCAGCTAAAAAACCAGCCAAAAGAATACAAAGCAACAATCTCGCTTGTTGGCGATGTGTTCTTCAATGGGTATCTTTTAAAATCGTATTATAACAGACAAACTCAATCATATTCATTTGGAAATATAATGGAAAATGTTAAAGACATAACCTACGCAGACTTAAGTATTTTCAAGTTTGATAGCAGTTTAACGTCTAATTTGCCAGTTTCAACATATGGCAAATACAATGCTCCAAAAGAAAGTTTAGGTTTGCTAAAGTCTGCTGGCTTTAATGTTGCAGTACTATCTTCTTCACATATTTTTGATGGCAAAAAGCAAGGCTTAGAAGATACAATCAAAAATCTAAAAGAGGCAGGAATTAGCTCTGTTGGGGTAAGGCTCTCTCCAGATGAACATACCTCAAAGGTGTTTGACATAAACAATATTAGAGTGGGGGTTGCTGCATTTACAAAGGAACTTTCAAATGTGTATCTTGGAAGCAACTCTTCATATAAAGATTATGTTGATATTTTGGACAAAGATACAATTCAAAACCAGCTTGAGTACTTGAAAGGACTCAATTGTGACATTATAATAGCATATGCAAACTGGGGATATGAAAATTCAATAAACCCAACTTCAGAGCAAAAGGAGTTTGCAAAAGAGCTCATAAAATACGGGGTTGATGTGGTAATTGGAACACATACGCATACCATTCAGCCATTTGAAAAGATACAGGTTGAAGATGGAACTTCTGGCAAAAGAGAGGGTATAGTATTTTATTCCCTGGGAAATTTCCTTTGTGACCAGACAGTTATTTTCCCATACAATAGGTTTGGCTTGACTGTAAGAATTGAGCTTACCAAAAAGGATAATAAACTTACAAAAAAGATTTTAGTAGAGCCTATATATATTTTCAGAAAGACAAGAATAAATGGCAGTTACTATGATTTTATGCTCCTGAAGGCAAAGGATATTCTAAACAGGAGTGATGTAAGACAATCTTACATTCGGTATGCAAAAAAACTTTTGAATGAGGTGCAAAGTCAACTTCAAAATCTACAATAA
- a CDS encoding RluA family pseudouridine synthase, with product MTIEMLIEKDFAGMKLEKAIKKKYPTIPMSVIFKLLRKGRIKVNFEVAQKGQVLQFGDLISFDIEEKYLDQKKVEISKVYEDDNIIVIDKPYGIPSHPDTNNEYSVVNWIEDNYSGNQLPALCHRLDRNTSGLMIIAKNRQVLNEMLKYMSRRAIKKKYLCITKRVDLPKSGVLVHYLKKDSKKSKVYISDLPSEGYSEIVTRYKIIRGKDDLLLVDVEIETGKTHQIRAQFAHVGLCILGDSKYGDWALNKKYNASIQCLCAYYLKFDIGKKGILRYLDGKKIVKDVVEFPIQIENLSKINVYKERGLEL from the coding sequence ATGACAATAGAAATGTTGATTGAGAAAGATTTTGCAGGTATGAAACTTGAAAAGGCTATAAAAAAGAAATATCCGACAATTCCAATGAGTGTAATATTTAAACTTCTGAGAAAGGGTAGAATAAAGGTTAACTTTGAGGTTGCTCAAAAAGGTCAGGTATTACAATTTGGAGATTTAATTAGCTTTGACATAGAAGAGAAGTACTTAGATCAGAAAAAAGTTGAAATTTCAAAAGTATATGAAGATGACAATATAATTGTCATTGACAAACCATATGGTATTCCTTCGCACCCCGATACAAATAACGAGTATTCTGTTGTAAATTGGATTGAAGATAATTATTCTGGCAATCAGTTGCCTGCACTTTGTCACAGGCTTGACAGGAACACTTCAGGTCTTATGATTATTGCAAAAAATAGACAAGTTTTAAACGAGATGTTAAAATATATGAGTAGAAGGGCTATTAAAAAGAAGTATTTATGCATAACAAAAAGGGTGGATTTGCCAAAAAGTGGAGTACTCGTGCACTATCTAAAAAAGGACTCTAAAAAAAGCAAAGTTTACATTTCAGATTTACCGTCTGAAGGTTATTCGGAGATTGTAACCAGATACAAAATAATACGAGGCAAAGACGACTTGCTGCTTGTTGATGTTGAGATAGAAACAGGAAAAACCCATCAAATTAGGGCCCAGTTTGCGCATGTTGGGCTTTGCATCTTGGGCGATAGTAAATATGGTGACTGGGCGCTAAATAAGAAGTATAATGCAAGTATTCAGTGTCTTTGTGCTTATTACCTTAAATTTGACATAGGTAAAAAAGGGATTTTAAGATACTTAGATGGGAAGAAAATTGTCAAGGATGTTGTTGAGTTTCCTATTCAGATTGAAAACTTAAGTAAAATAAATGTTTATAAAGAAAGAGGGCTTGAGTTATGA
- a CDS encoding glycosyltransferase family 4 protein codes for MKIGIDGRAAKWYRGSGIGTYTYQLLNYIKKLDKQNEYLIIWPDKSEIEFVSAENININLLPQQLDKFWEEIMIKEIIIQNDIEIYHVPQNGIGIPFSKKCSYIITLHDIIPFRLPETVGPGYLKIFRENVPKILKIVDSVITVSEFSKKDICEYFDYDPSKVFVTHLAPEDIYKPLSKQEVENMLKQRFNIDFPYILYVGGFSPRKNLIRLIKAYNMIRDQIDGIHLVIPGKFSRSFEEVKGLVAELGLCERVHFVSYVEVELMPYLYNGAILFVYPSLYEGFGLPPLEAMACKIPTIASNTTSLPEVLKDAAIFVNPYFEEDIAEKILLVLESEKLRKELSEKGYSLAKKYSWEKTISSTIAIYQQIFALKS; via the coding sequence ATGAAAATTGGCATTGATGGTAGAGCAGCTAAATGGTATAGAGGTTCTGGTATTGGAACTTACACCTATCAACTTTTAAATTATATCAAAAAACTTGACAAACAAAACGAATACCTTATCATATGGCCCGACAAATCTGAAATAGAGTTTGTTTCAGCAGAAAATATTAACATAAATCTTTTGCCTCAACAACTAGACAAATTCTGGGAAGAGATAATGATAAAGGAGATAATAATCCAAAATGATATTGAGATTTACCACGTTCCTCAAAACGGAATAGGCATTCCTTTTTCTAAAAAGTGTAGTTATATTATAACCCTTCACGATATAATCCCATTTAGGTTGCCTGAGACAGTGGGACCGGGCTATTTAAAAATCTTTAGAGAAAATGTTCCGAAGATTTTGAAGATTGTAGATAGCGTGATAACTGTTTCTGAATTCTCTAAAAAAGATATATGTGAGTACTTTGACTATGATCCATCAAAGGTGTTTGTAACACACTTAGCACCAGAAGATATCTACAAGCCCCTTTCAAAACAAGAGGTTGAAAACATGCTTAAGCAAAGATTCAATATAGACTTTCCGTATATCCTGTATGTAGGTGGTTTTTCACCTCGGAAAAATCTCATAAGGTTGATTAAAGCTTACAATATGATAAGAGATCAAATTGATGGTATTCATCTTGTAATTCCTGGAAAATTTAGTAGGAGTTTTGAAGAGGTGAAAGGTCTTGTTGCAGAACTTGGGCTTTGTGAGCGTGTACATTTTGTTTCATACGTTGAGGTAGAACTAATGCCTTATTTATATAATGGTGCCATTTTATTTGTCTATCCATCCTTATATGAAGGATTTGGCCTTCCGCCACTTGAAGCAATGGCTTGTAAAATTCCTACAATTGCCAGCAACACGACTTCTCTGCCAGAAGTGTTAAAAGACGCAGCTATCTTTGTCAATCCTTATTTTGAGGAAGACATCGCAGAAAAGATTTTGCTTGTACTCGAAAGTGAAAAGCTTCGAAAAGAGCTTTCTGAAAAAGGTTATAGCTTAGCTAAGAAGTATAGCTGGGAGAAAACTATAAGCTCTACTATAGCTATCTATCAACAAATTTTTGCCTTGAAATCTTAG
- a CDS encoding D-alanyl-D-alanine carboxypeptidase family protein, with translation MRAFCQTQNNELTNSPELSAMSAILVDFDTGRVLFEKNSHEKLPPASITKIMTMILICEAIEKGKLKLSDKVIASQNAASLGGSQVYLKENEEMTVEELLKSIAIASANDACVALAEHLAGSVQGFVYMMNQKAKELGMLDTNFVNPYGLDAEGHYTSAYDVAVMSRELLKHKLVRNYLTTWVDTVRDGKFGLTNTNKLVRFYRGCTGVKTGSTDKAKFCISASAQRNALHLIAVIMAAPDSKTRFNEAVRLLDWGFANFAMYAPYAKDFSFGKVRVRNGLKKEVSAVLERDVKLLVKKGDENSIETKTILPKEIPAPVKLGQVVGRIELIKDGKTLAIYNLVASEDVEKRNIFDIFKMLLRLEM, from the coding sequence ATAAGAGCTTTTTGTCAAACGCAAAATAATGAACTCACAAATAGTCCTGAACTTTCTGCAATGTCTGCAATACTTGTTGACTTTGACACAGGCAGAGTACTTTTTGAGAAAAACTCTCATGAAAAACTTCCCCCAGCTTCAATTACAAAGATAATGACAATGATTTTGATATGTGAGGCAATTGAAAAAGGTAAACTTAAGCTCTCTGACAAGGTAATTGCAAGTCAGAACGCTGCAAGTCTTGGTGGCTCCCAGGTATACCTAAAAGAAAATGAAGAGATGACAGTAGAAGAACTTTTAAAATCCATTGCAATTGCATCTGCAAATGATGCCTGTGTTGCCTTGGCCGAGCATTTGGCTGGAAGTGTTCAAGGGTTTGTTTATATGATGAACCAAAAGGCAAAAGAGCTTGGTATGCTCGATACAAACTTTGTAAATCCATATGGACTTGATGCAGAAGGACATTATACCTCTGCATATGATGTTGCTGTTATGTCAAGAGAACTATTAAAACACAAACTCGTAAGAAACTATCTTACAACATGGGTTGACACTGTAAGAGACGGTAAGTTTGGGCTTACAAACACAAACAAACTTGTGAGATTTTATAGAGGTTGTACAGGTGTAAAGACAGGTTCAACTGACAAAGCAAAGTTTTGTATCTCAGCATCAGCCCAGAGAAATGCTCTTCATCTTATTGCAGTTATAATGGCTGCACCAGATAGTAAAACAAGATTTAACGAGGCTGTACGACTTCTTGACTGGGGATTTGCAAACTTTGCGATGTATGCCCCATATGCAAAAGATTTTAGTTTTGGCAAGGTTAGGGTTAGAAATGGGCTAAAAAAAGAGGTAAGTGCAGTTTTAGAAAGGGATGTAAAACTCCTTGTTAAAAAAGGAGATGAAAACTCTATTGAAACCAAAACTATCTTACCAAAAGAAATACCAGCACCTGTGAAGCTTGGTCAAGTAGTGGGTAGAATAGAACTTATAAAGGACGGTAAGACTCTTGCAATTTATAACCTTGTTGCAAGTGAAGATGTTGAAAAGAGGAATATATTTGACATCTTTAAGATGCTTTTAAGATTAGAGATGTAA
- the sleB gene encoding spore cortex-lytic enzyme has product MRYIKVLLACALLIATLYTLSHYEQIKFRYVVNPIVLSYYGSTGSEVIEIQRRLKQWGYYDGPIDGIYGYKTYMAVRYFQAKNGLKVDGIAGSETLRALGIVTTTSRSSYNSNLNLLAHLISAEARGEPYVGQVAVGAVVLNRVRHPSFPNSIAGVIYQPGAFESVSNGQINLPPTASAINAARDALNGWDPTGGALYFFNPAKTTNKWIWSRPIVAVIGNHVFAK; this is encoded by the coding sequence ATGAGGTATATAAAGGTCTTATTGGCATGTGCTCTTTTGATTGCTACTCTTTATACACTTTCTCATTATGAACAGATAAAATTCAGATATGTAGTGAACCCCATTGTTTTATCTTACTATGGTTCAACTGGAAGTGAGGTTATAGAAATTCAAAGAAGACTTAAACAATGGGGATATTATGATGGACCAATCGATGGAATATACGGGTACAAAACATATATGGCTGTGAGATATTTTCAAGCCAAAAACGGTCTAAAAGTTGATGGAATTGCGGGAAGTGAGACCTTAAGAGCACTTGGAATTGTAACCACAACTTCACGCTCATCTTACAATTCTAATCTGAACCTTCTTGCCCACTTAATCAGTGCAGAGGCACGGGGTGAGCCCTATGTTGGACAGGTTGCAGTTGGAGCTGTTGTGCTAAATAGAGTAAGGCATCCAAGCTTTCCAAACTCCATTGCAGGTGTCATATACCAACCCGGGGCATTTGAGTCTGTTTCAAACGGGCAGATTAATCTACCGCCAACAGCCTCTGCGATAAATGCAGCACGAGATGCTCTAAACGGCTGGGACCCAACAGGGGGAGCTCTCTACTTTTTCAACCCGGCAAAGACAACAAATAAATGGATTTGGAGCAGGCCAATTGTTGCTGTTATAGGCAATCATGTGTTTGCAAAGTGA
- a CDS encoding Fur family transcriptional regulator: MSKNQLEEIKEQLKQKGYKLTTQRRIILDSILDNQDKHLSIEEIYRIVKEKMPEIGLATVYRTIMLLSDLKVLNKIDLDDGCSRFELSNSEDSHNHHHLICIKCGRVEEAEDDLLEALEEQIEKKKGFKVINHMVKFYGICKECKKE; the protein is encoded by the coding sequence ATGAGCAAAAATCAATTAGAGGAGATAAAAGAACAACTTAAACAAAAGGGATATAAGCTAACAACACAGAGGAGGATAATTCTTGATTCTATCTTGGACAATCAAGATAAGCATCTGAGTATAGAAGAAATTTATAGGATAGTTAAAGAAAAGATGCCAGAAATAGGACTGGCAACAGTGTATAGAACAATAATGCTTTTAAGTGATTTAAAAGTGCTCAATAAAATTGACCTTGACGATGGATGTTCACGGTTTGAACTTTCAAATAGTGAAGATTCGCATAACCATCACCATTTGATTTGTATCAAATGTGGTAGGGTAGAAGAAGCAGAAGACGACCTTTTAGAGGCTTTAGAAGAGCAGATTGAAAAGAAAAAGGGATTTAAGGTGATAAATCATATGGTAAAATTCTATGGCATCTGCAAAGAGTGTAAAAAGGAATGA
- the feoB gene encoding ferrous iron transport protein B, which translates to MHCHCQSFELLKLPQDKEVIALVGNPNVGKSVVFSKLTGKYVEVSNFPGTTVDINYGFYKNYVVIDTPGVYGISSFNDEEIVTRDIVLSVDKVINVVDALHLDRDLFLTQQLIDYQKDIIVVLNMFDEVKKNDMKIDIDALKKTLGVEVIVTSATKAEGIEKLQEAIDKNLFRKGNPTPQLQKLLQEAGIEFSKDGLTTAENVFNSSISELQEKIYSLRRSHVDKIFEKAVRFDTKKLEIKNRISEILVNPITGIPVLAATLYIMYYFMGVLVAQRVVDFTMNKVMGEYYLGFVKGLLTPFVKNIYIQKILIGNYGLLSMFPVVFLGLLFPLVVAFHLFMSILEDSGYLPRIAALVDKVFNKIGLNGRAIIPIILGFGCVTMATMTTRILGSKRERIITMFLLGLAIPCSAQLGIISGLIARLGFWYLVVYILIIGLIFGIVGRILNKVIQGSSTSLFIDLPTLRIPLILNVIKKTYYKSKNFLIEALPIFVLATLILGFLDATGFLKIIENIAQPIVTGFLKLPKRMTEVFILSIIRRDYGAAGLVTIPTTKRQMFVALVTTTLFVPCITSFAMMTKENGLKYSLFIWVSSAVIAILVGGLLAHIMIV; encoded by the coding sequence ATGCATTGTCACTGCCAGTCATTTGAACTACTCAAACTTCCTCAAGACAAAGAAGTCATAGCTCTTGTCGGTAATCCTAATGTTGGAAAGTCAGTAGTTTTTAGCAAACTCACTGGTAAATATGTTGAAGTTTCAAATTTTCCTGGAACAACAGTTGATATAAACTATGGATTTTACAAAAACTATGTAGTAATTGACACCCCCGGTGTTTATGGCATCTCTTCTTTTAATGACGAGGAGATAGTTACAAGAGATATTGTTCTGAGCGTTGACAAAGTGATAAACGTTGTTGATGCTCTTCACCTTGACAGAGATTTATTTTTAACCCAACAGCTCATAGACTATCAAAAGGACATAATTGTTGTTTTAAACATGTTTGATGAGGTTAAAAAAAATGACATGAAGATTGACATAGATGCCTTAAAAAAGACCTTAGGTGTTGAGGTAATTGTCACTTCAGCAACCAAAGCAGAAGGCATAGAAAAGCTCCAAGAGGCGATTGATAAAAACCTTTTTAGAAAAGGCAATCCTACACCACAGCTTCAAAAACTTTTACAGGAGGCAGGTATAGAATTTTCTAAAGATGGCCTTACTACAGCTGAAAATGTCTTTAACTCTTCGATTTCAGAGTTGCAAGAGAAGATTTACAGTTTAAGAAGATCTCATGTTGATAAGATATTTGAAAAAGCAGTAAGATTTGACACAAAAAAGCTTGAAATTAAAAATAGAATAAGTGAAATACTTGTAAATCCTATAACTGGTATTCCCGTTTTAGCAGCAACTCTTTATATAATGTACTACTTTATGGGTGTGCTTGTTGCTCAGAGAGTTGTTGATTTTACAATGAATAAGGTAATGGGTGAGTATTATCTTGGATTTGTGAAAGGCTTACTCACTCCATTTGTAAAAAATATCTATATACAAAAAATTTTAATTGGTAACTACGGCCTGCTTTCTATGTTTCCAGTAGTTTTTTTAGGTCTTCTATTTCCTCTTGTGGTTGCCTTTCACCTTTTTATGAGTATATTAGAAGACAGTGGGTATCTTCCAAGAATTGCAGCACTTGTTGACAAAGTATTTAACAAAATTGGTCTTAATGGCAGAGCTATAATCCCGATTATATTGGGTTTTGGATGTGTCACAATGGCTACAATGACAACAAGGATTTTGGGCTCAAAAAGAGAGAGGATTATCACTATGTTTTTACTTGGACTTGCAATTCCGTGTTCTGCTCAGCTTGGAATTATAAGTGGACTTATAGCAAGACTTGGTTTTTGGTATCTTGTTGTATATATACTCATTATTGGATTAATATTTGGGATTGTAGGAAGGATATTGAACAAGGTTATACAAGGCAGCTCAACATCGCTATTTATAGACCTTCCTACTTTAAGAATTCCGCTTATATTAAACGTTATTAAAAAGACATATTACAAGTCTAAAAACTTCCTGATTGAAGCACTGCCTATATTTGTTTTGGCAACACTTATACTTGGATTTTTGGACGCAACAGGTTTTCTTAAAATTATTGAAAATATAGCACAGCCCATTGTTACAGGTTTTTTGAAACTTCCAAAGAGAATGACAGAGGTGTTTATTCTGAGCATTATAAGACGAGACTATGGTGCAGCAGGGCTTGTCACAATTCCTACCACAAAAAGACAGATGTTTGTGGCACTTGTAACAACTACTCTGTTTGTTCCTTGTATAACATCCTTTGCCATGATGACAAAAGAAAACGGGCTAAAGTATTCACTTTTTATTTGGGTTTCTTCGGCTGTAATAGCCATTTTGGTGGGAGGACTTTTAGCACATATTATGATTGTTTAA
- a CDS encoding FeoA family protein: MTLDMVSKGQEVVIKSIKSKNARIYALRFGINEGSRVKCIAKINNGPVILRKNHQEVAIGRELAKQIEIEQ, translated from the coding sequence ATGACATTGGACATGGTATCAAAAGGGCAGGAAGTTGTGATAAAGAGTATAAAGAGCAAAAATGCAAGGATATATGCACTGAGATTTGGGATAAATGAAGGAAGTAGAGTCAAGTGCATTGCTAAAATAAACAATGGGCCTGTTATTTTACGCAAAAACCATCAAGAGGTTGCGATAGGGAGAGAACTTGCAAAACAGATAGAGATTGAACAATGA
- a CDS encoding KaiC domain-containing protein: MNKTSSEVQATVDAVKLKDLSKSAPELFGVKTGVDGIDKLFYKAEFSKETGKPMVKPLGGIPAYSVINLSGVADTGKSLFAEQFAVTQANEGNSVLYITVETPAEFLYSSLLSRAAAMNIDKSKVEENVYMLDITKDFNIRGNINNFIKTIENAATRFNIKNVVIDSVTGLFESKEIYAREIVRTIYNFLKSKRLTTLMISQKRSGQEHLSAEAAGGYAVSHIVDGTIVFSKQVIMNRFDSSTFKRPIGDVIRLLRVDGCRMCGHDSKTYVFEIEQNGLIKVLYPLGYIAGQQKEDKE; encoded by the coding sequence GTGAACAAAACAAGCAGTGAAGTACAAGCCACAGTAGATGCTGTAAAGCTCAAAGACCTGTCAAAGTCTGCACCAGAGCTGTTTGGAGTAAAAACTGGAGTGGATGGCATAGATAAGCTTTTTTACAAGGCTGAATTTTCAAAAGAAACTGGCAAGCCTATGGTAAAACCACTTGGTGGAATTCCCGCGTATTCTGTTATAAACCTAAGTGGTGTTGCTGACACTGGGAAAAGTCTATTTGCTGAGCAGTTTGCTGTTACTCAAGCAAATGAAGGAAATAGCGTTCTTTATATCACAGTCGAAACACCTGCGGAGTTTCTGTACTCTTCACTTCTTTCACGTGCTGCTGCCATGAACATTGACAAGTCAAAAGTTGAAGAAAATGTGTACATGCTTGACATTACCAAAGACTTTAATATCCGCGGTAACATAAATAACTTCATTAAGACAATAGAAAATGCAGCCACAAGATTTAATATAAAAAACGTGGTAATTGACTCTGTTACAGGATTATTTGAATCAAAAGAGATTTACGCAAGAGAAATTGTGAGAACTATCTATAATTTTCTAAAATCAAAGAGACTCACAACCTTGATGATTTCACAAAAGCGAAGCGGACAGGAACATCTCTCTGCTGAGGCTGCAGGCGGATATGCAGTAAGTCATATTGTTGATGGCACAATTGTATTTTCAAAACAAGTTATTATGAACAGGTTTGACAGCAGTACATTCAAAAGACCAATTGGTGATGTTATTCGTCTTTTGAGAGTTGATGGATGTAGAATGTGTGGCCATGATTCAAAAACATATGTATTTGAGATTGAGCAAAACGGACTCATAAAGGTTCTGTACCCGCTCGGATATATAGCAGGCCAGCAAAAAGAAGACAAAGAATAA
- the cysK gene encoding cysteine synthase A — MIYNNITELIGKTPLVRLNKLSKELDAEIIAKIEYFNPGGSVKDRIGLAMIEDAEKRGLINKDTVIIEPTSGNTGIALAMVCAVKGYKLILTMPETMSIERRKLLRAYGAEIVLTPGEKGMKGAIEKAFEIYNSTPNAFMPQQFENLANPEIHRRTTALEIWNDTNGQVDIFVAGVGTGGTITGVGEVLKEKKPSVKIVAVEPFESAVLSGEMPRPHKIQGIGAGFVPKVLNTKIYDQIIKVKSDDAFEMSRYLAREEGILVGISSGAALYGAVEVAKKSENKKKMIVVLLPDTGERYLSTDLFNVNV, encoded by the coding sequence ATGATTTACAACAATATAACTGAGTTAATTGGAAAGACACCGCTTGTGAGGCTAAATAAGCTTTCAAAAGAACTTGATGCAGAAATCATTGCAAAGATAGAGTATTTCAATCCTGGCGGAAGTGTTAAAGACAGGATAGGTCTTGCAATGATTGAGGATGCTGAGAAAAGGGGACTAATTAACAAAGACACAGTGATCATTGAGCCAACAAGTGGCAATACAGGTATTGCTCTTGCAATGGTATGCGCTGTAAAAGGCTACAAGCTCATTTTGACCATGCCAGAGACAATGAGCATTGAAAGAAGAAAGCTGCTTCGGGCATATGGTGCAGAGATTGTTTTGACACCTGGTGAGAAGGGAATGAAAGGTGCAATTGAAAAAGCTTTTGAGATTTACAACTCAACTCCTAACGCTTTTATGCCTCAGCAGTTTGAAAATTTAGCAAACCCAGAAATTCACAGAAGAACAACTGCGCTTGAGATTTGGAATGATACAAACGGTCAGGTTGACATATTTGTTGCAGGTGTTGGCACAGGTGGTACAATTACAGGTGTTGGAGAAGTGTTAAAAGAGAAAAAACCAAGTGTGAAAATTGTTGCGGTTGAACCTTTTGAGTCTGCAGTGTTGTCAGGTGAGATGCCACGGCCTCACAAGATACAAGGAATCGGTGCTGGGTTTGTACCAAAGGTTTTGAACACAAAGATTTATGACCAGATAATAAAAGTAAAATCTGATGATGCGTTTGAGATGTCAAGGTACTTAGCAAGAGAAGAAGGGATTTTGGTTGGAATCTCATCAGGTGCAGCACTTTATGGCGCCGTTGAGGTTGCAAAAAAGAGTGAGAATAAGAAGAAGATGATTGTTGTTCTTCTTCCTGACACAGGTGAGAGATATTTATCAACAGATTTGTTCAATGTGAATGTGTAA